In one window of Caballeronia sp. TF1N1 DNA:
- the metW gene encoding methionine biosynthesis protein MetW: protein MNQHTLDSLALRSDFRAIARWVEPRSSVLDLGCGDGSLLSLLGEELEVHGYGIEINDAGVLACAQKGVNVIQQNLEDGLRLFEDDSFDFAVLSQTLQTIHQTAAILSETVRVGRECIVSFPNFGYWQHRLSVIQGRMPVSKSLPYQWHNTPNVRVLTIKDFEALAPEVGIEILDRVVLHDGQTVRWGANWRGSLAVYRVKRR, encoded by the coding sequence ATGAACCAGCACACTCTCGATTCCCTCGCGCTGCGTTCGGACTTTCGCGCCATCGCGCGCTGGGTCGAACCGCGTTCCTCCGTGCTCGATCTCGGTTGTGGCGACGGTTCGCTGCTCTCGCTGCTCGGCGAAGAACTCGAAGTGCACGGTTACGGCATCGAAATCAACGACGCCGGCGTGCTCGCGTGCGCGCAAAAAGGCGTGAACGTGATCCAGCAGAATCTCGAAGACGGCCTGCGTCTTTTCGAAGACGACAGCTTCGATTTCGCCGTGCTTTCGCAGACGCTGCAGACCATTCATCAGACCGCGGCGATCTTGAGTGAAACCGTTCGCGTGGGTCGCGAATGCATTGTCTCGTTCCCCAACTTCGGGTACTGGCAGCATCGGCTCTCGGTTATTCAAGGGCGCATGCCGGTTTCGAAATCGCTGCCGTATCAATGGCATAACACGCCGAACGTGCGCGTTCTGACCATCAAGGACTTCGAGGCGCTCGCGCCCGAAGTGGGCATCGAGATACTGGACCGCGTGGTGCTGCACGACGGTCAAACGGTCCGTTGGGGCGCGAACTGGCGTGGTAGTCTTGCGGTCTATCGCGTGAAGCGCCGTTGA
- a CDS encoding type II toxin-antitoxin system RelE/ParE family toxin, with amino-acid sequence MKTVFLDPVQQELRDYRRYVINKFGKMAWKATRDGLADTIAEIEASPRRGATPPELVDFRMTGYYEVASGTNRVIYKVDGETIYVHLVVDQRSDLEDMLARRLFRM; translated from the coding sequence GTGAAAACCGTCTTTCTCGATCCGGTGCAGCAGGAGTTGCGCGACTATAGACGCTACGTCATCAACAAGTTCGGCAAGATGGCGTGGAAGGCCACGCGCGACGGCCTGGCCGACACCATCGCCGAGATAGAAGCGTCACCGCGCCGTGGCGCGACGCCGCCCGAACTGGTCGACTTCCGCATGACGGGATACTACGAAGTGGCGAGCGGCACCAACCGCGTCATCTACAAGGTGGATGGCGAAACCATCTACGTGCATCTCGTCGTCGATCAGCGCTCGGACCTCGAAGACATGCTCGCGCGGCGCCTCTTCAGGATGTAG
- a CDS encoding exodeoxyribonuclease III: protein MFRVITANLNGIRSAAKKGFFDWFGEQKSDVVCVQEIKCSQDDLTPEFLAPHGFKGYFQHAVKKGYSGAGLYTRHEPDDVVIGFGSAEFDPEGRYVEARFGKLSVVSVYVPSGSSGEERQQAKYRFMDEFMPHLAGLSQEREVIVCGDVNIVHKEIDIKNWKSNQKNSGCLPQEREWLTKLFDDVGYVDVFRTLDQRAEQYTWWSNRGQAYAKNVGWRIDYQIATQEVAATAKKTSIFRDIKFSDHAPLTIDYNWKIGKK, encoded by the coding sequence ATGTTTCGGGTGATTACCGCCAATCTGAATGGCATCCGTTCGGCGGCCAAGAAAGGTTTCTTCGACTGGTTTGGCGAGCAGAAATCGGACGTCGTGTGCGTGCAGGAAATCAAGTGTTCGCAGGACGATCTCACGCCGGAGTTTCTCGCGCCGCACGGTTTCAAGGGTTATTTCCAGCACGCGGTGAAGAAGGGTTATAGCGGCGCGGGTTTGTACACGCGTCACGAGCCGGACGATGTCGTGATCGGCTTCGGCAGTGCGGAGTTCGATCCCGAAGGACGTTACGTGGAAGCGCGTTTCGGCAAGCTGTCCGTGGTGTCGGTGTATGTCCCGTCCGGGTCGAGCGGCGAAGAGCGGCAGCAGGCGAAGTATCGTTTCATGGACGAATTCATGCCGCATCTCGCCGGGCTTTCGCAAGAGCGTGAGGTGATCGTGTGCGGTGACGTGAATATCGTGCACAAGGAAATTGACATCAAGAACTGGAAGAGCAACCAGAAGAACTCGGGTTGTCTGCCGCAAGAGCGCGAGTGGCTCACGAAGCTTTTCGACGATGTCGGTTACGTCGATGTCTTTCGCACGCTCGACCAGCGTGCCGAGCAATACACGTGGTGGAGCAATCGCGGGCAGGCGTACGCGAAGAACGTGGGGTGGCGTATCGACTATCAAATCGCGACGCAGGAAGTCGCGGCGACCGCCAAGAAGACTTCCATTTTCCGCGACATTAAATTCAGCGATCACGCGCCGCTGACTATCGATTACAACTGGAAGATTGGGAAGAAGTAG
- a CDS encoding homoserine O-acetyltransferase produces the protein MESIGIVTPQTLRFTEPLVMQSGSTLNDYELVVETYGELNAARSNAVLVCHALNASHHVAGVYADNPKDVGWWDNMVGPGKPLDTDRFFVIGVNNLGSCFGSTGPMSIDRTSGKPYGKSFPVVTVEDWVHAQARVADRFGIERFAAVMGGSLGGMQALAWSTMYPERLGHCIVVASTPKLSAQNIAFNETARSAILSDPDFHGGDYYAHDVKPRRGLRVARMIGHITYLSDDDMAVKFGRALRRAEGALDAYNFNFDVEFEVESYLRYQADKFAEYFDANTYLLITRALDYFDPAKAFEGDLRRALANTTAKYLIASFTTDWRFAPARSREIVKALLDNKRTVSYAEIDAPHGHDAFLLDDARYHNLMRAYYERIATEIGA, from the coding sequence ATGGAATCAATCGGCATCGTCACTCCCCAAACCTTGCGCTTCACCGAGCCGCTTGTCATGCAAAGCGGCTCGACGCTCAACGACTACGAACTCGTCGTCGAAACCTACGGCGAACTCAACGCCGCTCGCTCGAACGCCGTGCTCGTTTGCCACGCGCTCAATGCGTCGCATCACGTGGCGGGCGTCTATGCCGACAACCCGAAAGACGTAGGCTGGTGGGACAACATGGTTGGTCCGGGCAAGCCGCTCGATACCGACCGCTTCTTCGTGATCGGCGTGAACAATCTCGGTTCGTGTTTCGGCTCGACCGGGCCGATGAGCATCGACCGCACAAGCGGTAAGCCCTACGGCAAGAGCTTTCCCGTCGTGACGGTGGAAGACTGGGTGCATGCGCAGGCGCGCGTGGCCGACCGCTTCGGCATTGAACGCTTCGCGGCGGTGATGGGCGGCAGTCTCGGCGGCATGCAGGCGCTTGCCTGGAGCACGATGTATCCGGAGCGGCTCGGGCATTGCATCGTGGTGGCATCGACGCCGAAGCTTTCGGCGCAGAACATCGCGTTCAACGAAACGGCGCGCTCGGCGATTCTCTCCGACCCCGACTTCCACGGCGGCGACTACTACGCACACGACGTGAAGCCGCGCCGCGGCTTGCGCGTGGCACGCATGATCGGCCATATCACCTATCTGTCGGATGACGACATGGCCGTGAAGTTCGGCCGCGCGCTGCGCCGTGCCGAAGGCGCGCTCGACGCGTACAACTTCAACTTCGACGTCGAGTTCGAAGTGGAGTCGTATCTGCGCTATCAGGCCGACAAGTTCGCCGAATACTTCGACGCCAACACGTACCTGCTCATCACGCGCGCGCTCGATTATTTCGATCCCGCCAAGGCCTTCGAAGGCGACCTGCGCCGCGCGCTCGCCAACACCACGGCGAAGTATCTGATCGCGAGCTTTACGACCGACTGGCGTTTCGCGCCCGCGCGTTCCCGCGAGATCGTCAAAGCGCTGCTCGACAACAAGCGCACCGTGAGCTACGCGGAGATCGACGCGCCGCACGGCCACGACGCCTTCCTGCTCGACGACGCGCGCTATCACAACCTGATGCGCGCCTATTACGAACGCATTGCCACGGAGATCGGCGCATGA
- a CDS encoding pyrimidine 5'-nucleotidase: MSSSRSARRRHVKTRGPVWLFDLDNTLHHASHEIFPAINRAMTQYIIDRLGVDIDEANRLRVGYTVRYGATLLGLVRHHGIDPADFLREVHTFPDLPSMLRAERGLKRIVRALPGRKIVLTNGPTLYARSVLAELGIGKLFERVIAIEDMRDGERWRAKPDAPMLRRAMRRAHVHLQDAILVEDTRGHLKRYRRLGIRTVWIVGHLPMARTSSGGISQRLPGSGRPHYVDRTVRSLRALTLGMRGGGFRAAKATTS; the protein is encoded by the coding sequence ATGAGTTCATCTCGCAGTGCTCGCCGCCGTCATGTCAAAACGCGCGGCCCAGTTTGGCTCTTCGATCTCGACAACACGCTGCATCACGCGTCGCACGAGATTTTTCCGGCGATCAATCGCGCGATGACGCAGTACATCATCGACCGGCTGGGCGTGGATATCGACGAAGCGAACCGGCTGCGCGTCGGCTACACGGTGCGATACGGCGCGACCTTGCTCGGACTCGTGCGGCATCACGGCATCGATCCCGCCGATTTCCTGCGCGAAGTCCACACCTTCCCCGATCTGCCGTCCATGCTGCGCGCCGAGCGCGGCCTGAAGCGCATCGTGCGCGCGCTGCCGGGCCGCAAGATCGTGCTCACCAACGGACCGACGCTCTACGCGCGCTCGGTGCTCGCGGAACTGGGTATCGGCAAGCTGTTCGAGCGCGTGATCGCCATCGAGGACATGCGCGACGGCGAACGCTGGCGCGCCAAGCCCGATGCGCCCATGCTTCGTCGCGCGATGCGCCGCGCGCACGTGCATCTGCAAGACGCGATTCTGGTGGAAGACACGCGCGGGCATCTGAAGCGTTACCGGCGGCTCGGCATTCGCACGGTGTGGATCGTCGGCCATTTACCGATGGCGCGCACGTCAAGTGGCGGCATTTCGCAGCGCTTGCCCGGCTCGGGCCGGCCGCATTACGTGGATCGCACCGTGCGTTCGTTGCGCGCGCTCACGCTCGGCATGCGCGGCGGCGGCTTTCGAGCGGCGAAAGCGACTACATCCTGA
- a CDS encoding ATP-binding protein: MHRITNTGRVNLGHLFWLRSLAIIGQLTTIAVVQIFYSAKLPLPAMLLVVALEMFFNGLTWLRVARAQPETNVELFGQMWVDLGALSALLFLSGGSTNPFVTLYLPSLAISAAILPWTMTAWLALFAVSCYALLSYNYVPLNIENPSNLFDYFRTGLWVNFMVSVGLIGWFVARMSRALRVRDAALADAQQRHLRDERAVALGVQAATVAHEMGTPLSTIAMLSEELRDSAAHDRNLAPYAADFELLEQQMALCTSALARLRSRATGPSNRQPLREWLASFIEQWRLRHPQVKFEHAGKTPESMSIDDSVAIGQILTILLDNAARASSELVTLQASAEKVEGVQMVRFDICDRGPGIPPALRSSLGAAPVDSTQGGHGVGLYLAFAAAARLQGSIELAADQPRGTRAILRLPNFGASPADEARTESSGAA; the protein is encoded by the coding sequence ATGCATCGCATAACCAATACCGGACGGGTCAACCTCGGTCACCTTTTCTGGCTTCGCTCGCTGGCGATCATCGGCCAGTTGACGACCATCGCCGTCGTGCAGATTTTCTACAGCGCGAAGCTGCCCTTGCCGGCCATGCTCCTCGTCGTCGCGCTCGAAATGTTCTTCAACGGGCTGACGTGGCTGCGCGTGGCGCGGGCTCAGCCGGAAACCAATGTCGAACTCTTCGGCCAGATGTGGGTCGACTTAGGCGCGCTCTCCGCGCTTCTGTTTCTCTCGGGCGGCTCGACCAATCCGTTCGTCACCTTGTATCTGCCGTCGCTGGCCATTTCCGCGGCCATTCTGCCGTGGACCATGACCGCGTGGCTCGCGCTCTTCGCGGTCTCTTGTTATGCGCTCCTGAGCTACAACTACGTGCCGCTCAACATAGAGAATCCATCGAATCTGTTCGACTACTTCCGCACGGGTCTGTGGGTGAACTTCATGGTGAGCGTCGGGCTGATCGGCTGGTTTGTCGCGCGCATGTCGCGGGCGCTGCGCGTGCGTGACGCCGCGCTCGCCGACGCCCAGCAACGCCATCTGCGCGACGAACGCGCCGTTGCGCTTGGCGTGCAGGCGGCCACCGTTGCGCACGAAATGGGCACGCCGCTGTCCACCATTGCAATGCTGAGCGAGGAATTGCGCGATTCCGCCGCGCACGACCGCAACCTCGCGCCGTATGCGGCCGACTTCGAATTGCTCGAACAGCAGATGGCGCTGTGCACCTCGGCGCTCGCGCGCTTGCGCAGCCGCGCGACGGGGCCGTCGAATCGCCAGCCGCTTCGCGAATGGCTCGCGAGCTTCATCGAGCAATGGCGGCTGCGGCATCCGCAAGTGAAGTTCGAGCACGCGGGCAAGACGCCGGAGTCCATGTCCATCGACGATTCCGTTGCCATCGGTCAGATTCTCACGATCTTGCTGGACAACGCGGCGCGCGCGAGCAGCGAGCTCGTGACCTTGCAGGCATCGGCTGAAAAGGTGGAAGGCGTGCAGATGGTGCGCTTCGATATCTGCGATCGCGGGCCGGGCATTCCGCCCGCGCTGCGTTCGAGCCTGGGCGCCGCGCCAGTGGACAGCACGCAGGGCGGCCACGGCGTCGGGCTATACCTTGCGTTCGCGGCGGCGGCGCGCCTGCAGGGATCGATAGAACTCGCGGCGGATCAGCCACGCGGCACGCGCGCGATCTTGCGCCTGCCGAATTTCGGCGCATCGCCCGCCGATGAAGCACGAACCGAATCAAGCGGCGCGGCGTGA
- a CDS encoding response regulator transcription factor yields the protein MSDMNFLIIDDDEVFSGILARGLVRRGYTAHQAHDASEALKLANQHKFGQITVDLHLGNDSGLRLVSPLRDLQPDARILVLTGYASIATAVQAVKDGADNYLAKPANVESILAALHEQASEQTAEEAIENPTLLSVARLEWEHIQRALAENNGNISATARALNMHRRTLQRKLAKKPVRQ from the coding sequence ATGAGCGACATGAATTTCCTGATCATCGACGACGACGAGGTTTTTTCGGGCATTCTCGCGCGCGGCCTGGTTCGGCGCGGCTACACCGCGCATCAGGCGCACGACGCGAGCGAAGCGCTGAAGCTCGCCAATCAGCACAAGTTCGGCCAGATCACGGTCGATCTTCACCTCGGCAACGATTCCGGTTTGCGTCTTGTCTCGCCGCTGCGCGACTTGCAGCCGGACGCGCGCATTCTCGTGCTGACGGGTTACGCGAGCATTGCGACGGCGGTTCAGGCGGTAAAGGACGGTGCGGACAATTATCTGGCGAAGCCCGCGAACGTCGAGTCCATTCTTGCCGCGCTGCATGAACAGGCGAGCGAGCAGACGGCGGAAGAAGCGATTGAGAATCCGACTTTGCTTTCCGTGGCGCGGCTCGAGTGGGAGCACATTCAGCGGGCGCTGGCCGAGAACAACGGCAATATTTCGGCGACGGCGCGTGCGCTCAACATGCACCGGCGGACGTTGCAGCGGAAGCTGGCGAAGAAGCCCGTGCGCCAATAA
- a CDS encoding cysteine-rich CWC family protein produces MNVSLQSGSDATQRCTRCGAAFHCGALAGAATCWCATLPALPRERLRPDSTCLCRACLAAEIGQASR; encoded by the coding sequence ATGAACGTATCGCTTCAATCAGGCTCCGACGCGACGCAACGGTGCACGCGCTGCGGCGCGGCGTTTCATTGCGGCGCGCTCGCCGGCGCTGCGACGTGCTGGTGCGCAACCTTGCCCGCGCTGCCGCGCGAACGCTTGCGGCCGGACTCGACTTGCCTGTGCCGCGCATGCCTGGCGGCGGAGATAGGCCAAGCGTCACGCTGA
- a CDS encoding type II toxin-antitoxin system Phd/YefM family antitoxin: MKPSRVRPLSHLKSRAAEMIRNVVESREPMLITQNGEGRVVVQDVQSYEDLHQTVALLKILAMGQKYIEAGHCIDAIDLFGELERLDREEGVK, encoded by the coding sequence ATGAAACCGAGTCGTGTGAGGCCGCTGAGCCATCTCAAGAGCCGCGCGGCCGAAATGATCCGCAACGTCGTCGAGAGCCGCGAGCCCATGCTCATCACGCAAAACGGCGAAGGCCGGGTGGTCGTGCAGGACGTGCAGTCTTATGAAGACCTGCATCAGACCGTGGCTTTGCTCAAGATTCTGGCGATGGGGCAGAAGTACATCGAGGCCGGGCATTGCATAGACGCAATCGACCTCTTCGGCGAACTCGAACGGCTCGACAGGGAAGAAGGCGTCAAGTGA
- a CDS encoding M48 family metallopeptidase: MENATMTVSMPARPTLGALICALMLATLAPMSARAQDEERAPPYTAPNSQIRFGNSALFRNLIPPATLEQQASDEYAQIIHDAERNKTLLGNDNPLVKRVRDIATHEIPFALKWNDRAKNWKWEINVIKSPEVRMYCLPGGKIVVYSGLIDKLHLNDNEIGMMIGHEIAHALREHARERLGRQQAQQLSSGTMPQLFGFTDYGSQPLGIGDQLLAMKYAPADETEADVIGSEIASRAGYDPRAAVTLWNKIDTATRRSDNGFIWMHPYGPERRQDLLKRLPDMMPLYAKAVGKSIDQLPNYGGLGRFKKGGR, encoded by the coding sequence ATGGAGAACGCCACGATGACGGTATCGATGCCGGCCCGGCCCACGCTTGGCGCGCTCATCTGCGCGCTCATGCTGGCGACGCTCGCGCCCATGTCCGCGCGCGCGCAGGACGAAGAGCGCGCGCCGCCTTACACGGCGCCGAACAGCCAGATCCGCTTCGGCAACTCGGCGTTGTTCCGCAATCTGATTCCGCCCGCGACGCTCGAACAGCAGGCAAGCGATGAATATGCGCAGATCATTCACGACGCCGAGCGCAACAAGACACTGCTCGGCAATGACAATCCGCTCGTCAAACGCGTGCGCGATATCGCCACTCACGAGATTCCGTTCGCGCTCAAGTGGAATGACCGCGCGAAGAACTGGAAGTGGGAAATCAACGTCATCAAGTCGCCCGAAGTGCGCATGTACTGTTTGCCGGGCGGCAAGATCGTGGTGTATAGCGGGCTCATCGACAAGCTGCATCTGAACGACAACGAGATCGGCATGATGATCGGCCATGAGATCGCGCACGCGCTGCGCGAACATGCGCGCGAGCGGCTCGGGCGGCAGCAGGCGCAGCAGTTGTCGTCGGGTACCATGCCGCAGCTTTTCGGCTTTACCGATTACGGTTCGCAGCCGCTTGGCATCGGCGATCAGTTGCTGGCCATGAAATACGCCCCCGCCGACGAGACCGAAGCGGATGTCATCGGCAGCGAGATCGCTTCGCGCGCAGGTTACGATCCGCGCGCGGCCGTCACCTTGTGGAACAAGATCGATACCGCCACGCGACGCTCCGACAACGGTTTCATCTGGATGCATCCGTATGGGCCGGAGCGCCGGCAGGACTTGCTCAAGCGCCTGCCGGACATGATGCCGCTGTATGCCAAAGCGGTGGGAAAGAGCATCGATCAGTTGCCGAATTACGGCGGGTTGGGGCGGTTTAAGAAGGGCGGGCGTTAG
- a CDS encoding AmpG family muropeptide MFS transporter — MPETPREAPALTAHEEDPGLHAFLNARILICVFLGFTSGLPLFTLYSLLQAWLSTAGVNVKEIGLFALIGLPYTWKFVWSPLMDRFIPRFPGWRPGRRRGWMFVAQVLVMVAIGSFGFFSPAQNLWAVAAIAALVAFFSASQDIVIDAYRRELLADTEQGLGNAVHVNAYKVAGLVPGSLSLILTNVLPWKTVFLITAAFMLPGLIMTLVVKEPAIHGAPPKTLREAIVEPFHEFITRNGWQSALLVLGFIFLYKLGDTMATALATKFFIDVGFTLTQIGVIAKAVAFWASIAGGLIGGICLVKIGIARGLWVFGFLQIIATLGFAWLTKIGPSPAALAVLYGFETFATGLTLATFTAYIASTTDPRYTATQFALFTSLAAVPRTFAAAGSGFIVSETGWFPYFMVCVALSIPGMLLLPKIAPWRTPR, encoded by the coding sequence ATGCCCGAAACGCCACGCGAGGCGCCCGCTCTTACAGCTCACGAAGAAGATCCCGGCTTGCACGCGTTCCTCAACGCGCGCATCCTCATTTGCGTCTTTCTCGGCTTCACGTCCGGACTGCCGCTCTTCACGCTCTACAGCCTGTTGCAGGCGTGGCTCTCGACTGCGGGCGTCAACGTCAAGGAGATCGGCCTCTTCGCGCTGATCGGGCTTCCCTATACGTGGAAGTTCGTCTGGTCGCCGCTGATGGACCGCTTCATTCCGCGCTTTCCGGGCTGGCGTCCGGGCCGACGGCGCGGCTGGATGTTCGTCGCGCAAGTGCTCGTGATGGTGGCTATCGGCTCCTTCGGGTTCTTTTCGCCCGCGCAGAACCTGTGGGCGGTTGCGGCCATCGCCGCGCTCGTCGCGTTCTTCAGTGCGAGTCAGGATATCGTCATCGATGCGTACCGCCGCGAACTGCTCGCCGATACCGAGCAAGGTCTCGGCAACGCGGTTCATGTCAACGCGTACAAAGTGGCGGGGCTCGTGCCTGGCTCGCTTTCGCTGATTCTCACGAACGTTCTTCCGTGGAAGACCGTGTTTCTGATCACCGCCGCGTTCATGCTGCCGGGCCTCATCATGACGCTCGTGGTCAAGGAGCCGGCCATTCACGGCGCGCCACCCAAGACGTTGCGCGAGGCGATCGTCGAGCCGTTCCACGAGTTCATCACGCGCAATGGCTGGCAATCCGCGCTGCTGGTGCTGGGCTTCATCTTCCTCTACAAGCTCGGCGACACCATGGCGACCGCGCTTGCCACGAAGTTCTTCATCGACGTAGGCTTCACGCTCACGCAGATCGGCGTGATAGCGAAAGCGGTGGCGTTCTGGGCGAGCATCGCGGGTGGCTTGATCGGCGGTATCTGCCTCGTGAAGATCGGCATTGCGCGCGGACTCTGGGTCTTCGGCTTCTTGCAGATCATCGCGACGCTCGGCTTTGCGTGGCTCACGAAAATCGGGCCGTCGCCCGCCGCGCTCGCGGTGCTTTACGGCTTCGAAACGTTCGCGACGGGCCTCACGCTCGCCACATTCACGGCATATATCGCGAGCACGACCGATCCGCGCTACACCGCGACTCAGTTCGCGCTCTTCACGAGCCTCGCCGCCGTGCCACGGACTTTCGCGGCGGCGGGCAGCGGCTTTATCGTGAGTGAAACAGGATGGTTTCCGTACTTCATGGTGTGCGTCGCGCTGTCCATACCCGGCATGCTACTGTTGCCGAAGATCGCGCCATGGAGAACGCCACGATGA
- the argB gene encoding acetylglutamate kinase produces MSELPDLTQIAPTLKAEILAEALPYIRQYHGKTVVIKYGGNAMTEERLKQGFARDVILLKLVGINPVIVHGGGPQIDQALKKIGKQGTFIQGMRVTDEETMEVVEWVLGGEVQQDIVTLINHFGGQAVGLTGKDGGLIHARKLMMPDRDNPGQFIDIGQVGEVESINPAVVKALQDDAFIPVISPIGFGEDGLSYNINADLVAGKLAVVLNAEKLVMMTNIPGVMDKEGNLLTDLSAREIDALFADGTISGGMLPKISSALDAAKSGVRSVHIIDGRIEHSVLLEILTEQPFGTMIRSH; encoded by the coding sequence ATGTCCGAGCTACCTGACCTCACGCAGATCGCGCCTACGCTGAAAGCCGAAATTCTGGCCGAGGCGCTGCCTTATATCCGTCAGTATCACGGCAAGACGGTCGTGATCAAATACGGCGGCAACGCAATGACCGAAGAGCGCCTCAAGCAAGGCTTCGCGCGCGACGTGATCCTCCTGAAGCTCGTCGGCATCAATCCGGTGATCGTGCACGGCGGCGGTCCGCAGATCGACCAGGCGCTCAAGAAGATCGGCAAGCAGGGCACCTTCATTCAGGGCATGCGCGTCACCGACGAAGAGACCATGGAAGTGGTCGAATGGGTGCTCGGCGGCGAGGTACAGCAGGACATCGTCACGCTCATCAACCATTTCGGCGGTCAGGCGGTCGGCTTGACCGGCAAGGACGGCGGGCTCATCCACGCACGCAAGCTGATGATGCCGGATCGCGATAATCCGGGCCAGTTCATCGACATCGGTCAGGTGGGCGAAGTGGAGTCCATCAACCCGGCGGTGGTGAAGGCGCTGCAGGACGACGCGTTCATTCCGGTCATCTCGCCTATCGGTTTCGGCGAAGACGGACTCTCCTACAACATCAACGCGGATCTGGTCGCGGGCAAGCTGGCGGTCGTCCTGAACGCCGAAAAGCTCGTGATGATGACCAACATTCCCGGCGTGATGGACAAGGAAGGCAATCTTCTCACCGATCTTTCCGCGCGCGAGATCGACGCCCTCTTCGCCGACGGCACCATCTCCGGTGGCATGTTGCCGAAAATTTCCTCCGCGCTGGATGCGGCGAAAAGCGGCGTGCGTTCGGTGCACATCATCGACGGGCGTATCGAGCATTCGGTGCTGCTCGAAATTCTGACCGAGCAGCCGTTCGGCACGATGATCCGCTCGCATTGA